GCTGGGCCACTCCGAGCGGCGCATCTACGCCCACGAGACTGACGACATGGTCAATCTGAAACTGAAGGCCGCCCTCGATCACGAGCTGATCCCAGTTGTCTGTGTTGGCGAGACGCTCGACAAGCGTCAGTCCGGCCTGACCGAAGCGGTTCTGCGCTGGCAGATTGCCTGCGCACTCAACGGCATCAAGGGAGCATCTTGCGGGAACCTCGTCATCGCCTACGAGCCTGTCTGGGCGATTGGGACCGGCAGCGTTGCGACCCCGGAGCAAGCCAACGAAGCTCACGCCATCATTCGCCGCGAGGTGGCAGCCCACCTGGGCTCTCCCTGCGCCAGTGGCATGCGCATTTTGTACGGCGGTTCAGTCAAACCAGACAACGTCGCCAGCCTGATGTCCCAGCCCGAGATCGACGGGGCTTTGGTTGGTGGGGCAAGCCTGCAGGCTAAATCCTTTGCAGAGATCGTCCGTAACGCCACCGCGGCCTGATACGGCAACAAATGTGCTGTCCCCTGTCCGGCGACTATTGTTCCTGCCTAACGGACAACCCCTGCCTGATCCATCGGCCAGTAGACAAATGCCGCCTTGCCATAGATTAGATTCCGGTCGACTGGCCCGAAGTCGCGGCTGTCGCTTGAGATCGACCTATGATCCCCCATCACAAAGTATTCATTTCCCGGCACAGTCATCTCCGGTTGCGATCTGTCATCGACAAACCGCCTTGGCACATAGCTCTCCGAGATGCGTTTTCCGTTCACAATGACCTGCCCATGATCGATCCGCAGGGTATCTCCCGGCAGGGCGATCACCCGCTTGATGTAACTCTTCTCATGGTCATGGGGATAGAGAAAGACGACCACGTCGCCGCGTTGAATCTCGCCGACCCGGTATGCGATCTTATTGATGAACAGCCTGTCCTGATCCTCCAGCATAGGCAGCATGCTGGTTCCCTCTACTCGTACTGGCTGATAGAGAAAGATGATGATGAACGCCGATACCGCTACCGAGATCACCAGGTCGCGCAGCCAGGAGTGCATGACTCCCTTCCGCTGTCCTGACGGCTCCATCTGCTGTCGATTTTCTGGTTCCGGCTGAACCTTCCCGGTCTCCACGCGATCTTCCGAATCCTCTAACATTTAGACGCACCAATCTAAGAGTTGCAATCATCAGGCTGCTTGCCGGCGTGTGGTCTCCTGAGCGTTCAGCCTGGGTAAACCAATTGAGCCGAGATGCATCTTATGTACTCAGTGGAGACTTCGGTCAACTGAAGCCCCGGAGGCTTTAACTTCAGCCTTATAACTTTATGAGAACTTTTCGTTTGAATCAGAACTTTCTGCATATCACAGGTCGACTTAGTTCGCCACCCCAATCATCATCTGCCGTAACCCCGCCCCTTTATGATAACTCGCATGGGGCAAACCTTTCTTGACGCATCTGAGAGGGTTAGGACTAGAATTGCCCCAGCAGAACAGTAGGAAAACTTATGGCAACCCTTACCATGCTTGAGCAGGCCCCGACACCAAAACCCGTCAACCGTGGCGCAGCAGACTACAACGATCTCACCACGGAGACCGCCAACGCCGCCTCAGAGGGACTCGACACCAAGTCCGCACTCGAGATCGCCCGAATCATAAATCACGAAGACGCCAAGATCGCAACCGCAGTCAAAAAGGCGCTGCCTGAGATCGCTATCGTCATCGATACTGTCGCTCGCTCCCTGCGCGATGGTGGCCGACTGATTTACGTAGGAGCCGGCTCCAGCGGCCGCATCGCCTCTCTCGACGCCTCGGAGTGTCCACCAACGTACTCTACCGCTCCTTCGCAAGTCCAGTACATAATGGCCGGCGGCCCCAAAGCTCTCGCATCTGCCTCCGACGTGAACGAGGATTCACCGGAGATTGGCCAGCGCGACATCGCCCGACGACGCCCGACCCGCAAAGACATCGTCATCGGAGTCTCGGCGAGCGGCCGCACGCCTTACGTGGTCGGCGCGGTTGAGTATGCGCGGGCTCGGGGAGCTAAGACCGCCGCGATCACATGCAACCTCAATACCCCGCTCTCCGATGTTGCAGACACCACGGTCATCACTGAAGTCGGCCCTGAGGTTATCTCAGGCTCTACGCGCATGAAGTCTGCGTCAGCCCAGAAGATGGTGCTGAACATGATCACTACTGGGGCTATGACGCGGCTCGGGTACGTCTACGACAACCTCATGGTCAATGTGCACATGAAGAACGCGAAGCTGGTAGAGCGCGGCATTCGCGTGCTGATGACGGTGTGCGATATCGATCGTGATACTGCGATCCGCACCATCAAGTCCGCGGGCAAATCGATTCCGATCGCCGTCGTTATGCTAAAGGCTAACGTCGACAAGATGGAGGCTGTGCGGCGCCTCACCAAGTCGGATGGCAACGTTCGCCTCGCTATTGACGACTCTCGCCTCGAACTCTGATTGTCAGGAAGCGCAGCCACCCACGCATGCGGTGCTGAATTGCGCTTGCTTTACTCCCGGCATGTCCTGATCCCGCCACACTCCGCCCTGGGCCTTCCACGGACTGACCGAGATGGTAGGTTGATCCTGCTCTGACGTGATCTTCCACTGCCCGTCGATTCGTTTGAGTGTCAGACGAGTCGGCACGAACGACTCTAAAATCTCCGACTGCTCGGGCTCGCTGATGAAGTGTTTCATAAGGCGAACCTCAGCCTCCGACTCTGTCTGCCGTTCAATGACAATATCCTCCATCTTTACGGTCCACAGGCCTTTTCGCATGCGGTTGGTAGCCTCGCGGTCTCGCAGAACCGCGGCTCGTCCGACGTTTCGCTGATCAAGATAGCGATCCAGTTTGTCCGCATAGAAAGAAGCTTGAGCATTTGCATCTCTTGTCTGCATAGAAGCCGCCCACCCTTGCAACCACCGCTTCACTTCCACACTATTAGCGACAGGCTGGGGATTGGGATTTGGTAAAGAGGGCACGGGAGACGGCGTCTTGGCCAACGGGCCTTCAGAGGCTTTCGGATCGATCGGTAGAGGTGCTGTCGGTAGTGGCGCCGAAACCGCTGGAGCATGAATCTCTGGCGACGAAAAATACTTCGCAGCAATCGAGGCAGGATAGGCGAAGAGATCGGGATGTAAGGAATACAAACGATACCCCACTCCTGCCAGCGCCAGCAGTATGGCAAAGGCGGCTATCCCTCGCGCAATTTTTTTCCACCCAGAGGTTCGCTCCTCTTCCATTTGAAGTCTATGCGGTGGTATTCGAGCGTTCCAGGTCAGTTCATCTTCGCGTCCCAATCCGGCATCGAACTCTGGATGTCTAACGGGATTACGCGCGGCTTCCCAGAGGGGAGCCTGGTTCGCTGCTGTCGGGCGTGCCTGCCCCTCGGTCCGTGCTTTGGTCTGAGCGGTAGTCTGTGTTGCGGTCGGCGCCGAATCGATCGCTCTTGTCGCTCTTTCTGGCCCATTTTTGATACCTGCGGGACGATACTCCATTGGTGGGGCGATAAATGGCTCCGCGATAGGCGCAGGGGGAGACTCGCTTCTTTGATCGGGCAGTTCAAAGCCCTGCGGCTCGTCAAGGTCAACGAGAGCGGCTGCGCCCCATCCCGAATCAGGAGCAGCAGCCGTCATGGCCTCCATCACAGTCTCTGGAGTCACGGCCGAAGCTGCCTTCTCCTCTGAGGGCTGTAACGTCTCTGTCTCTTCTGACAGCCACACCTTCTCCTCAGACGGCTCCAACTCCCTCAGTTCATCCCTCAGTTCAATTGCGTTCGGATCTTCGGGCCTGTCGATTACCGTCGTCGATGAAGCCACGCCCGTTGTGGACGACGCCGACTTTCTTGCTGCTGTATAAGCCGCTACGCGCATGGAATCGAGGTGAATCTGCGCCTTCATCTGTTCAAACAGTTCATCCAGTTTGGACCGAACCACCTCCTGTTGCGAGGTCTCTCCCAGGAGCGCAGACGCCTGGAAGTTCACTTCCCCCTGGATCACGGTCTCGTTGTTCTCCGCATTCACACAGAACACCGTAGTGTCGTGCTGGTTCTTTGATCGTGGCGACGGTCCTACGCCTCGTAGCGTAATTCGGTCGCCAGATCGCACTACCTCGCTGGAGATCTCTCGCGAACACATCTCCAACGCACGCAAAACCATCTCCGGATCCGGAGTCTGTACTGTTTCGTGGATCTCAAATCTCATAGCGCCTCATCCCTACTTCTAATGGATGGCAAAAACCCCGTCTGGGGAAGCCGACAAAAGGTGGGCATGAACAATAAAACGTTCCGGCGCTGCGCCCACATAGTCGAACGGAAAACAAGTAATGAGCGTAAGCTCTGGCCTGGAGGCAATGTTCAGCACTCCTACCTTGTCGGGACTCACAATTTCAGTCGAGTCCACAACGTAGTGATAGGTGCCGCTTTTATCGATCAACCGCACCTCCATCTTCGCGGCGATCCTGCGCAACGGCCGGAAGAACGAATCGCGATGACCTGCCAGCCCCACCGTACCAAGGCCACCCGGCACCGCGGTCCCGGGAATATGGCCCACTCCCCGATGCAAACTGTCTCTATCATAGTCGGCTGTAATCGGTGCTGACAACGCGAGTGCGGGAATCTCAATCCTGCCAATCACATCCCCTGCCGCAGGCGCGACGTCCGGGGCGATTCTGGCTGGAAGAGGCTCTCCGATCCGTTCCGCGAGCCTCTGGGTCTCCTTTGCTTGAACACCCAGCACCAGGCAGTATCCAACGCAAAGGAGACCGCACGCCCATAGAAGACGCTCAGCGTATGCGAGGACTCGCATATCTATTCCCGTAGCAACGACTCTTGATTCAAAGTGGACACACGGCTGTAGGCGATCAGTCGCAGAAGCGCTGCGGCGAGCAAGGAGCAGAAGCCCAGCAGCCATACCAATGGCACCGGGCTGGCGGTATGGGGCAGCGCTTTGATCACTGGCTTCTGAACGCTGGCCACTTGCATGTATCGCTCCGCCTTGATGCCTGGCTTCGCACTGGCAGCATCGCCAGCCCCGCTGGGCCCTACCTGCTCGAGCGAAAGCAGCCAGAGCGTCAGCAGTTGCATGTCGTCCTGAGACAGCGTGTTATCGGTGACCTTCCCCTCCGACGCCGGATCGACGGCAGGCACCTTCGCGGGGTTTGAGGTGGCTATCGCAACCGCCTCAGCCTTCGGATAGACGAACTCTATGACCGAAGAGCCTCCGGGGAAGTACCACCCCTTGAGGTACTGAGAGCCATCAGCGGGATTAGCCCATCTCACAGCCCCGCTAGCCGATGGTTTCTGTATGTTGCCGTTTGGAATGCCGAGAAAGGTTGAGTGCACATCACCCTTCACCGAATCAACCTTCAGAATCACCCGGTCCGACAGGCGACTCACAACGTGGATTGTGTAGGAGCCAGGTTCAAGCGTAACCCCAGGAATGT
The nucleotide sequence above comes from Tunturibacter empetritectus. Encoded proteins:
- the lepB gene encoding signal peptidase I; translation: MEPSGQRKGVMHSWLRDLVISVAVSAFIIIFLYQPVRVEGTSMLPMLEDQDRLFINKIAYRVGEIQRGDVVVFLYPHDHEKSYIKRVIALPGDTLRIDHGQVIVNGKRISESYVPRRFVDDRSQPEMTVPGNEYFVMGDHRSISSDSRDFGPVDRNLIYGKAAFVYWPMDQAGVVR
- the tpiA gene encoding triose-phosphate isomerase gives rise to the protein MRKPLIAANWKMYKTPNESLAFLREFLPLVKDHTTSEIAIFPTMSSLGYVIEATKGTNVTAGAQTMHWLNEGPYTGQTSPTMLESIDCTRVLLGHSERRIYAHETDDMVNLKLKAALDHELIPVVCVGETLDKRQSGLTEAVLRWQIACALNGIKGASCGNLVIAYEPVWAIGTGSVATPEQANEAHAIIRREVAAHLGSPCASGMRILYGGSVKPDNVASLMSQPEIDGALVGGASLQAKSFAEIVRNATAA
- a CDS encoding class D sortase, with product MRVLAYAERLLWACGLLCVGYCLVLGVQAKETQRLAERIGEPLPARIAPDVAPAAGDVIGRIEIPALALSAPITADYDRDSLHRGVGHIPGTAVPGGLGTVGLAGHRDSFFRPLRRIAAKMEVRLIDKSGTYHYVVDSTEIVSPDKVGVLNIASRPELTLITCFPFDYVGAAPERFIVHAHLLSASPDGVFAIH
- the murQ gene encoding N-acetylmuramic acid 6-phosphate etherase, producing MATLTMLEQAPTPKPVNRGAADYNDLTTETANAASEGLDTKSALEIARIINHEDAKIATAVKKALPEIAIVIDTVARSLRDGGRLIYVGAGSSGRIASLDASECPPTYSTAPSQVQYIMAGGPKALASASDVNEDSPEIGQRDIARRRPTRKDIVIGVSASGRTPYVVGAVEYARARGAKTAAITCNLNTPLSDVADTTVITEVGPEVISGSTRMKSASAQKMVLNMITTGAMTRLGYVYDNLMVNVHMKNAKLVERGIRVLMTVCDIDRDTAIRTIKSAGKSIPIAVVMLKANVDKMEAVRRLTKSDGNVRLAIDDSRLEL